One window of Rhinoraja longicauda isolate Sanriku21f chromosome 9, sRhiLon1.1, whole genome shotgun sequence genomic DNA carries:
- the LOC144596908 gene encoding uncharacterized protein LOC144596908: MFHQLFQTTAECTASKKPSELMFERKKCFSAVELLPYSECSAGDSGSILTTGAVCTEFARSTCVGFLRDLRFPPTLQRRTGPACHAPDLPPVVQRGGRGSKKMAVGRTDMRQHLAAALLQLAAAGITQQRGTGSNPLPARCQSCLVPTMMRCTETLQVRYQLLAIS; the protein is encoded by the exons ATGTTCCATCAACTCTTCCAGACAACTGCGGAATGTACAGCCAGCAAGAAGCCTTCAG AATTGATGTTCGAGAGGAAAAAATGTTtctcagcggtggagttgctgccttacagcgaatgcagcgccggagactcaggttcgatcctgactacgggcgccgtctgtaccgagtttgcacgttcgacctgcgtgggttttctccgagatcttcggtttcctcccacactccaaagacgtacag GACCGGCGTGCCACgcccctgaccttcctcccgtggtgcagcgtggcggcagagggtcaaagaagatggccgtcggCAGGACGGACATGCGGCAGCACCTTGCTGCCGCACTCCTGCAGCTGGCCGctgcggg AATCACCCAGCAAAGAGGAACGGGAAGCAACCCACTCCCAGCTCGTTGTCAGTCATGCTTGGTGCCAACCATGATGAGATGTACAGAAACACT